The genomic interval ATCGAGGAGACCGAGCGGCGCCGTGCCCTGCAGCACGCCCACAACCTGGAGCACGGCATCACACCCAAGGGGCTTAACAAGTCGGTGGGGGACGTGATGGACATGGGGGGCAGCCGCACCGCCGGCAAACCGGGCAGAGGTAGTCGCAAGGCGGCCGAGCCACAAGGGGAGTACCATGTTCGCTCCGCCAGCGAGATCGCCAAAGAGATCAAGCGGATGGAGGAGCAGATGTTCCAGCATGCCCGGGATCTGGAGTTCGAGCAGGCCGCCGCCATGCGGGATCAGATCCAGCGGCTGCGCGGCGAGTTGATCGAATCATGAGCGGCAAGCGCTGGCTGATCTGGCGGCGCCTGCGTCGCCTCTATGCCGGTTTTCGCCACCCGGACACCCCCTGGTGGGCCAAGGGGCTGGTGATCCTCATCCTCGTCTATGGCATCAGTCCGGTGGATCTCATCCCGGATCTGGTGCCCTTCGTTGGCTGGCTCGACGACGTCAGTCTGCTGCTGTTGCTGCTCTGGGGGTGGGAGTCCTGCCTGCCCGCAACGGTCAGGAAGGGGCTGGATACCCTGGAATGAGGGGAGAGGCGATGCCGCAGATTGTCGGGCGCAAGGCATTGGCGTAGACTCCACGCCGTTCACTTCATGGGTATGAAAAAATGGATCTGATCCTGTTTGCAATCGACTTTATTCTGCACGTTGACGTGCACCTGAAAGAGCTGTTCGAGCACTATGGCATCTGGGTTTACGCCATTCTGTTCCTCATCATCTTCTGTGAGACCGGCCTGGTGGTGACCCCCTTCCTGCCCGGCGACTCCTTGCTGTTTGCCGCAGGCGCTCTCACTGTGGGCAGCGTGCTGGACGTGCACACCCTGGCGGGGGTGTTGATCATCGCCGCCGTGCTCGGCAACGTGGTGAACTACACCATAGGCCACTTCTTCGGGGATCAGCTGTTTCGCAATCCGGACTCGAAGATCTTTCGCCGCGACTATCTGGTCAAGACCCACGCCTTCTATGCCAAGCATGGCGGCAAGACCATCATCATCACCCGTTTCCTGCCCATAGTGCGCACCTTTGCCCCCTTCGTGGCGGGCATGGGAGCCATGACCTACCCGCGCTTCCTGGCGTTCAACCTGATTGGCGGCTTGCTGTGGGTGCTGTCGTTCGTCTATGCGGGACACTTCTTTGGCAACCTGCCGGTAGTGCGCCACAACTTCACCCTGCTCATCTTCGGCATCATCGGCATCTCGCTGCTGCCCATGGTCGTCGGCATGGTGAAGGCCAGGATGAACACCGCCAAAGCAGGTTGAAGGCGTGATTGTGCAACCATGCACCGATAATGTGGAAAATAAAAAGGGAGCCGATGGCTCCCTTTTTGTATGCATCTTATATAGCACGTATAGCACGGTCAGCTTCAGTTGCAGCAGCGGCCCTTGACCAGGTTGCCGATGGCAACCACCGCAAACACCAGCGGGTAGGCGGCGAAGATGGCCACCAGCCAGATGAGAGGGGCATGGAGAAACGGGATCGGCTTGGGTGGCTGACACTGCTGATTGAAAAGGGAGCCGATGGCTCCCTTTTTGTATGCGTCATAGATGGCGGCGTCAGCTTCAGTTGCAGCAGCGGCCCTTGACCAGGTTGCCGATGGCGACCACCGCAAACACCAGCAGGTAGGAGACGAAGATGGCTACCTGCCAGATGACAGGGGCATGGAGAAACGGGATCGGCTTGGGTGGCTGACACCGCTGATTGAAAAGGGAGCCGATGGCTCCCTTTTTGTATGCGTCTTATATGGCACCGTCAGCTTCAGTTGCAGCAGCGGCCCTTGACCAGGTTGCCGATGGCGACCACCGCAAACACCAGCAGCTAGGCGGCGAAGATGGCTACCAGCTAGATGACAGGGGCATGGAGAAACGGGATCGGCTTGGGTGGCTGACACTGCTGATTGAAAAGGGAGCCGATGGCCCCCTTTTTGTATGCGTCTTATATGGCACCGTCAGTTTCAGTTGCAGCAGCGGCCCTTGACCAGGTTGCCGATGGCGACCACCGCAAACACCAGCAGGTAGGCGGCGAAGATGACTACCAGCCACTGCGGCATGGAGAAACTCAGGAACTGCCAGCTGATCTCGCTGCAATCGCCGTCCGGGAAGAAGAGCCAGGGCACCCACTGATCGAGGGGAGCCCAGCTTGGGAAATCGACGAAGCCTTCGCACACATTGAAGGGGGAGGGGTTCACCTGGTAATCCACATGCTTGAGTGCCAGTTTCAGGCCCCAGAAGGCGCTGTAGCCCCACAGCAGCATGGCGCTCCAGCGGAGGTACCACTTCTCTGGCGCTACCATGCCGAGCAGGCCGGCAGCGAACACCCCGAGGATGGCGATCCGCTCATAGATGCACATCACGCAAGGGTGCAGACCCAGCACATGCTGGAAGAAGAGGGCGCACAGCTCGAAGCAGAGCGCGGACGCGGCCAGCAAGCCCCAGGCCAGACGGTGGCTGGCAATACGGCGAAGAAACTCGATCATCTGATTGATCTCACAGAGAAAAATAATGGCTGAATTAGAGCAGAGCCCCACTTAAAAAGAAAGGGGCCTAATGGCCCCTAGCGTCATCAGTGTGCCGCCGGTGCCAGGGTCGGCACTGCGCCACCCTGCGTCAGCCAGCCGGCCTGGTAGAACCACTCGGTGGCAGGGGCGAGCAGTTGCTCCACCGCAAAGAAACCCACCAGCCCCAGCACCAGGGTGTAGGGCAGGGCCATCCACACCATGCGGCCATAGGAGAGGCGCAGCAGCGGTGCCAGCGCCGAGGTGAGCATGAACAGGAAGGCTGCCTGGCCATTGGGGGTGGCCACCGACGGCAGGTTGGTCCCCGTGTTGATGGCCACCGCCAGCAGATCGAAATGCTCACGGCTGATGGCGCCATTGAGCAGGGCGGTCTTCACCTCGTTGATGTAGACGGTGCCGACGAAGACGTTGTCGCTCACCATGGAGAGCAAGCCGTTGGCCAGATAGAAAAGGGCGAGCTGATCCTCGGGCTTGGCGGCCAGTACCCATTGGATCACTGGCTTGAACAGCTGTTGATCGATGATCACCGCCACCACACTGAAGAAGACGGTGAGCAGGGCGGTGAAGGGCAGCGCCTCATGGAAGGCCTTGCCGAGGGCATGCTCCTCGGTGACGCCGGTGAAGGACGTCGCGAGCACTATGACGGTGAGGCCGATCAGGCCCACCGCCGCCAGATGCAGGGCCAGGCCGGTGATGAGCCAGATGGCGATCGCCGCCTGGACCAGCAGCTTGGCTTTCTCTTGCGGGCTGCGCCCGGCATCTTCGTCGCGCTCGTAGGCTTCCATGATGTGGCGTACTGGCTCGGGCAACTTGGTGCCATAACCGAACCAGCGGCATTTCTCCACCAGGATGCAGGTGAGCAGGCCGCAGAGGAAGACGGGGATGGTGACCGGGGCCATGCGAATGGCAAATTCACCGAAATGCCAGCCCGCCTGCTCACCAATGATGAGGTTCTGGGGCTCGCCGACCAGGGTGCAAACGCCCCCCAGGGCAGTGCCGATGGCGGCATGCATCATCAGGCTGCGCAAAAAGGCGCGGAACTCGTTCAGGTGCTGGCGAGACAGCTCGTCAATGTCCTCGTCATCCTCATGCTGACCCCCGAACTCGTCGCGGGAGGCCACCTTGTGATAGATGGCGTAGAAACCGGTGGCGACGCTGATGACCACGGCGATCACGGTCAGGGCGTCGAGGAAGGCGGACAAGAAGGCTGACACCAGGCAGAAGGCGAGGGAGAGCAGCGTCTTGGAATGGATGCGGACCAGCATCTTGGTGAAGACGTAGAGCAGCAGCTGTTTCATGAAATAGATGCCGGCCACCATGAAGACCAGCAACAGCAGCACTTCGATGTTGGCCACCAGCTCATGCTTGATCTGATCCGCCGAGGTCATGCCGATGAGCACGGCTTCGATGGCCAGCAGGCCGCCCGGTTGCAGCGGGTAGCACTTGAGCGCCATGGCCAGGGTGAAGATGAACTCAACAACCAGCAACCAGCCAGCCAGGAAGGGATCAATGTGGAAGACGATCGGATTGATCAGCAGGAATATGACGATGGTAATTTTGTACCACCGAGGGGCATTACCCAAAAAATTCTTTGCAAAAGCGCGCCCTAGGCTGATTGGCATAATGATGGTTCTCTGTTCTGTTGTTGGTATCTGCGTCTATGCAGTCGAGCCCGACTCGACCCGAACATCCGGATATTCACCTTTATCAAATTGATTGCACATGATTTTAATCAAGGGAGCGCTAACTATAAATAACGCCGCTGTGCTTGCCCAGCGACGAGGCGTCTATATCACCATCATTTGGTGTTGCTTGGCTCCGGCGATGTTGCTGTATACATATTTTTAACAAAAAGATCGGGGTAATGTGAGCAGAGGACCGACCTTCTGCTTGCCAGCAGAACCGGCTTTGCTATTATTCGTGAGCCTTTTTACGCACTACAACAGAGTCACCACATGGTCATAAAAGCGCAAAGCCCTGCCGGGTTTGCCGAGGAATACATCATCGAGTCCATCTGGAACAATCGCTTTCCTCCAGGATCCATTCTGCCGGCGGAGCGCGAACTGTCCGAGCTGATTGGCGTGACTCGCACTACCTTGCGCGAAGTGTTGCAGCGCCTTGCCCGCGATGGCTGGCTCACCATCCAGCATGGCAAACCGACCAAGGTGAACAATTTCTGGGAAACCTCGGGTCTCAACATCCTGGAAACTTTGGCGCGGCTCGATCAGGACAAGGTGCCGGATCTGGTGGCCCAACTGCTGTCGGCGCGCACCAACATCTGCACCATCTTCATCCGTGGTGCCATTCGCAACAACCCGGAGCAGGCCGCCGAGATCCTGCGCGGGGCCGATGAGGTCGAAAACACCCCGGAAGCCTATGCCGAGTTCGATTACCGTTTGCACCACCAGCTCTCGTTTGCCTCCGGCAATCCGATCTACGCCTTGATCCTCAACGGGTTCAAGGGGTTGTACAGCCGGGTCGGGCGCTATTACTTCTCCGACAAGCAGGCGCGCGAGACAGCGGATGCCTACTACAAGACGCTGCTGGGCTTGGCCGAGACCAAGAATCACGAGGCCGTGTTCATGACGGTGCGTCAATACGGTATAGAGTCAGGTAAATTGTGGACCCGTCTGCGCCAGGATATGCCGAGCAACCTGTGCGATAACTGATGTGTGTCACAACGAAAAAACGCGCCTGATGGCGCGTTTTTTTATGTTCCTCGCCTGGCCATCAGGTCAGGCTCTTGCGATCCGGGCAGCGCCCTATGATGTCTGCGGTTAGCTCGCCGTTATCCTGCTCCAGCACCACATCGAATCCCCACAGCTGGTGCAGATGCTTGAGCACCTCGTGCCGCGACTCACCGAGGGGGATCCGGTTGTGGGGGACATAACGCAGGGTGAGGGAGCGATCTCCCTTCACCGCCACGTTGTAGACCTGAATGTTGGGCTCCAGATTGCTCAGGTTGTATTGGGCAGACAGGGTGTTGCGCACCAGCCGGTAACCCTCCTCGTTGTGGATGGCGGAGACCTTGAGGTAGTTCTTCAGATCGTCGTCATCGATGGCAAACAGCTTCATGTCGCGCATCACCTTGGGGCTGAGGAACTGGCTGATGAAGCTCTCGTCCTTGAAGTTCTGCATGGCGAAGTGCAGGGTATCGACCCAGTTGGTGCCGGCATAATCGGGGAACCAGTATCTGTCCTCCTCTGTGGGGTGTTCGCAGATGCGGCGCAGGTCGGTAAACATGGCAAACCCCAGTGCATAGGGGTTGATGCCCGAGTAGTAGCGGCTGTTGTAGGGGGGCTGGTACACCACGTTGGTGTGGCTGTGCAGCACCTCTATCATGAAGCGATCGCTGATCTTTCCCTCGTCATAGAGGTGATTGAGGATGGTGTAGTGCCAGAAGGTGGCCCAGCCCTCGTTCATCACCTGAGTCTGCTTCTGCGGGTAGAAGTACTGGCTGATCTTGCGCACTATACGCACCACTTCCCGCTGCCAGGGCTCCAGCAGGGGGGCGTTCTTCTCGATGAAGTAGAGGATGTTCTCCTGAGGCTCGGGCGGATAGCGCCTGTCCTCGATACCGGCAGCCTTGTGCTGCTTGGGCAGGGTGCGCCAGAGCTCGTTGACCTGGGTCTGCAGGTAATCTTCCCGCGCCTTCTGGCGCCGTTTCTCCTCTGCCAGGGAGATCTTCTGGGGCCGCTTGTAGCGATCCACCCCGAAGTTCATCAAGGCATGGCAGGAGTCGAGCAGCCGCTCAACGGCATCTATACCGTGTTTTTCCTCGCATTCGGTGATGTAGTTCTTGGCAAACAGCAGGTAGTCGATGATGGAGGAGGCATCGCTCCAGGCCTTGAACAGGTAGTTGTTCTTGAAAAAAGAGTTGTGGCCATAGCAGGCGTGAGCCATCACTAGGGCCTGCATCGGCATGGTGTTCTCTTCCATCAGGTAGGCGATGCAGGGATCCGAGTTGATGACGATCTCATAGGCCAAGCCCATCTGGCCACGCTTGTAGTTGCGCTCGGTATGGATGAAGCGCTTGCCGAATGACCAGTGCTGGTAGCCGATGGGCATGCCCACGCTGGAGTAGGCATCCATCATCTGCTCGGCGGTGATCACCTCGATCTGGTTGGGATAGGTATCCAGCCGATAAAACCTGGCAACCCGGGCAATCTCCTGGTGATAGGTCTCCAGCAGATCGAAGTTCCAGTCAGGCCCATCATCCAGCGGCGCTATTTTTCTCGCGGTTTCTACCATATGTGATCCCTCAAGCCGCTTGCTTCTTGAACAACTCCCGGAACACCGGATAGATGTCCTCTACCTTGCGAATGTGCTCCATCGCGAAGTGGGAGTATTGGTCGGCCACCGACTCGTATTCGTGCCACAGGGTCTGGTGAGCGCGGGTGGTGATCTCGATGTAGGAGTAGTAGCGTACCCGCGGCATGATGTCGCGCATCAGTATCTCCCGGCACTGGGGCGAGTCATCCGCCCAGTTGTCACCATCGGACGCCTGTGCCGCATAGATGTTCCACTGGTTGGCAGGGTAACGCTCGTTGATGATGTCGTTCATCATCTTGAGGGCGCTGGAGACGATGGTGCCGCCGGTCTCCTGGGAGTAGAAGAACTCGTGTTCGTCCACTTCCTTGGCCTGGGTGTGGTGGCGAATGTAGACCACCTCGACGTTCTTGTAAGTCCGGCTCAGGAACAGATAGAGCAGGATGTAGAAACGCTTGGCCATCTCCTTGGTGGCCTGATCCATGGAGCCGGAGACGTCCATCAGGCAGAACATCACCGCCTGGCTGGAGGGCACGGGCCTTTTGACGAAGTTGTTGAACTTGAGATCGAAGGTGTCGATGAAGGGGACGGCCTCGATCCGCCGTTTCAGCTCCCTGATCTCTTTTTCGAGCTGCGCCATTTCGGCAAAATGTTCGTTGGGATCGAGAGCCAGCAGGGCCAGCCGCTCCTCCAGTTCACGCATCTGGCGCTTCTTGCCCGCCTGCAGCGCCATGCGACGCGCCAGCGAATTTTGCAGCGAGCGCACCACGTTGATGTTGGCGGGCACCCCGTTGGAGGTGTAGCCCGCGCGGTAGGTTTTCATCTCCATCAGCTGGTTGAGCTGGGTCTTCTGCAGCCGGGGCAGCTCCAGATCCTCAAACAGCAGGTCCAGATACTCGTCTTTCGAGATCTGGAACACGAAGTCGTCTGCTCCCTCTCCCTGATCCGAGGCCTGGCCTTCGCCTCCACCCTGACCGCTGCCCCCTCCCTTGGGGCGGTCAATCTTGTCACCGGAGACGAACTGATCGTTGCCCGGGTGCACCATCTCCCGTTTGCCGCCTTGGCCTTGATGGAAATGGGGCTCACCGATGTCCTTGGTCGGGATGCTGATGCTCTCGCCCTTGTCTACGTCCTGAATGCTGCGCTTGGAGACAGCATCCGAGACCGCTTGTTTGATCTGCTTCTTGTAACGGCGGATGAAGCGCTGCCGATTGACAGCGCTTTTGTTTTTGCCGTTGAGCCTGCGGTCGATAAAATGCGCCATAACTCCCCCTTGAACACGGCAGGGTCAGGATGACTTGCGTACCCTGAGATACCATTCGGAGAGCAGGCGCACCTGTTTGCGGGTATAGCCCTTCTCCATCATCCGTTCGACAAAGTTATCGTGCTTCTTCTGCTCCTCGGCCGAGGTTTTGCTGTTGAAGGAGATAACCGGCAGCAGCTCTTCCGTGTTGGAGAACATCTTCTTCTCGATCACGGTGCGCAGCTTCTCGTAACTGGTCCAGTTGGGGTTACGGCCTGCATTGTTGGCCCGTGCACGCAGCACGAAGTTGACGATCTCGTTGCGAAAATCTTTCGGGTTGCTGATCCCGGCCGGTTTTTCAATCTTCTCCAGCTCGCTGTTGAGCGATGCCCGGTCAAACAGCTGGCCGGTCTCGGGGTCGCGGTACTCCTGATCCTGGATCCAGAAGTC from Aeromonas rivipollensis carries:
- a CDS encoding SpoVR family protein; amino-acid sequence: MVETARKIAPLDDGPDWNFDLLETYHQEIARVARFYRLDTYPNQIEVITAEQMMDAYSSVGMPIGYQHWSFGKRFIHTERNYKRGQMGLAYEIVINSDPCIAYLMEENTMPMQALVMAHACYGHNSFFKNNYLFKAWSDASSIIDYLLFAKNYITECEEKHGIDAVERLLDSCHALMNFGVDRYKRPQKISLAEEKRRQKAREDYLQTQVNELWRTLPKQHKAAGIEDRRYPPEPQENILYFIEKNAPLLEPWQREVVRIVRKISQYFYPQKQTQVMNEGWATFWHYTILNHLYDEGKISDRFMIEVLHSHTNVVYQPPYNSRYYSGINPYALGFAMFTDLRRICEHPTEEDRYWFPDYAGTNWVDTLHFAMQNFKDESFISQFLSPKVMRDMKLFAIDDDDLKNYLKVSAIHNEEGYRLVRNTLSAQYNLSNLEPNIQVYNVAVKGDRSLTLRYVPHNRIPLGESRHEVLKHLHQLWGFDVVLEQDNGELTADIIGRCPDRKSLT
- a CDS encoding YkvA family protein, which encodes MSGKRWLIWRRLRRLYAGFRHPDTPWWAKGLVILILVYGISPVDLIPDLVPFVGWLDDVSLLLLLLWGWESCLPATVRKGLDTLE
- a CDS encoding DedA family protein; translated protein: MDLILFAIDFILHVDVHLKELFEHYGIWVYAILFLIIFCETGLVVTPFLPGDSLLFAAGALTVGSVLDVHTLAGVLIIAAVLGNVVNYTIGHFFGDQLFRNPDSKIFRRDYLVKTHAFYAKHGGKTIIITRFLPIVRTFAPFVAGMGAMTYPRFLAFNLIGGLLWVLSFVYAGHFFGNLPVVRHNFTLLIFGIIGISLLPMVVGMVKARMNTAKAG
- a CDS encoding YeaH/YhbH family protein: MAHFIDRRLNGKNKSAVNRQRFIRRYKKQIKQAVSDAVSKRSIQDVDKGESISIPTKDIGEPHFHQGQGGKREMVHPGNDQFVSGDKIDRPKGGGSGQGGGEGQASDQGEGADDFVFQISKDEYLDLLFEDLELPRLQKTQLNQLMEMKTYRAGYTSNGVPANINVVRSLQNSLARRMALQAGKKRQMRELEERLALLALDPNEHFAEMAQLEKEIRELKRRIEAVPFIDTFDLKFNNFVKRPVPSSQAVMFCLMDVSGSMDQATKEMAKRFYILLYLFLSRTYKNVEVVYIRHHTQAKEVDEHEFFYSQETGGTIVSSALKMMNDIINERYPANQWNIYAAQASDGDNWADDSPQCREILMRDIMPRVRYYSYIEITTRAHQTLWHEYESVADQYSHFAMEHIRKVEDIYPVFRELFKKQAA
- the fadR gene encoding fatty acid metabolism transcriptional regulator FadR; amino-acid sequence: MVIKAQSPAGFAEEYIIESIWNNRFPPGSILPAERELSELIGVTRTTLREVLQRLARDGWLTIQHGKPTKVNNFWETSGLNILETLARLDQDKVPDLVAQLLSARTNICTIFIRGAIRNNPEQAAEILRGADEVENTPEAYAEFDYRLHHQLSFASGNPIYALILNGFKGLYSRVGRYYFSDKQARETADAYYKTLLGLAETKNHEAVFMTVRQYGIESGKLWTRLRQDMPSNLCDN
- the dsbB gene encoding disulfide bond formation protein DsbB, which produces MIEFLRRIASHRLAWGLLAASALCFELCALFFQHVLGLHPCVMCIYERIAILGVFAAGLLGMVAPEKWYLRWSAMLLWGYSAFWGLKLALKHVDYQVNPSPFNVCEGFVDFPSWAPLDQWVPWLFFPDGDCSEISWQFLSFSMPQWLVVIFAAYLLVFAVVAIGNLVKGRCCN
- the nhaB gene encoding sodium/proton antiporter NhaB; this translates as MPISLGRAFAKNFLGNAPRWYKITIVIFLLINPIVFHIDPFLAGWLLVVEFIFTLAMALKCYPLQPGGLLAIEAVLIGMTSADQIKHELVANIEVLLLLVFMVAGIYFMKQLLLYVFTKMLVRIHSKTLLSLAFCLVSAFLSAFLDALTVIAVVISVATGFYAIYHKVASRDEFGGQHEDDEDIDELSRQHLNEFRAFLRSLMMHAAIGTALGGVCTLVGEPQNLIIGEQAGWHFGEFAIRMAPVTIPVFLCGLLTCILVEKCRWFGYGTKLPEPVRHIMEAYERDEDAGRSPQEKAKLLVQAAIAIWLITGLALHLAAVGLIGLTVIVLATSFTGVTEEHALGKAFHEALPFTALLTVFFSVVAVIIDQQLFKPVIQWVLAAKPEDQLALFYLANGLLSMVSDNVFVGTVYINEVKTALLNGAISREHFDLLAVAINTGTNLPSVATPNGQAAFLFMLTSALAPLLRLSYGRMVWMALPYTLVLGLVGFFAVEQLLAPATEWFYQAGWLTQGGAVPTLAPAAH